A stretch of Natator depressus isolate rNatDep1 chromosome 2, rNatDep2.hap1, whole genome shotgun sequence DNA encodes these proteins:
- the LOC141983441 gene encoding uncharacterized protein LOC141983441 isoform X2: MFSMAKGAQSMPQCSNLGLVFSIFINYLENGAPVTFEDVAVYFSPEEWKELAEWQKELYWDVMKENYELVTSLDDEIVNESMEEKNQEEDAENLLPVKTFSVKLKEKISQSSVKVKNCLSQSKLQTTQRNSVGNTQGLSTNSTAQQKAQVTERPGALQQCKRSCVEKTDLLIRQRNHKRERPFPCSECGKCFSQKGDLKIHLRIHTGERPYACTECGKSFTQRGYLKIHLRLHTGEKPFPCTECGKRFPSKGDLKMHQRKHTGERPFLCSECGKSFTRKVDLKVHQRKHTGERPFTCTECGKSFTSKGYLKIHLGQHKGKRPFTCLECGKSFISKGSLKAHQRIHTGETPFTCNECAKSFTTKGYLKIHQRLHTGETPYPCAECGKRFTTKGYLKIHQKIHTDGTPFICSDCGKSFATMRYLKMHQRSHTGETTFTCAECGESFAQKGYLRIHQRMHTGEGLFTCSDCGKSFTAKYLRIHQRMHTGERPFTCTECGKSFTAEGSLKIHLKIHSRVLLSICTDCGKSFSSMRYLKVHQKTHSQEPVILPSESGDGFPQKMLATVPQKAPREMISFTCKDCGKSFCQKSNLITHQKAHTQERQVLTHRPSAGPAAAPLTSVKLHPVNLAQEVLRAGKDHLDPNPYPLVMDLKPSFQFALQTCPLSPGVNLGVS; encoded by the exons ATGTTCAGCATGGCCAAAGGGGCACAGAGCATGCCGCAGTGTTCTAACCTAGGGCTGGTTTTTAGTatattcattaattatctggaaaaTGGG GCTCCGGTGACATTTGAGGATGTTGCAGTCTATTTCTCGCCGGAGGAGTGGAAGGAGTTAGCGGAATGGCAGAAAGAACTGTACTGGGACGTGATGAAGGAGAATTACGAGCTCGTCACCTCGCTAG ATGATGAGATTGTGAATGAAAGTATGGAGGAGAAGAATCAGGAGGAAGATGCTGAAAACCTGCTTCCAGTCAAGACCTTTTCAGTGAAGCTTAAAGAGAAAATTTCCCAAAGTTCAGTGAAGGTGAAAAACTGCCTGAGTCAGAGCAAACTCCAGACAACGCAAAGAAACTCGGTAGGAAACACGCAAGGGCTATCCACAAACAGCACGGCTCAGCAGAAAGCCCAGGTGACGGAGAGACCAGGCGCCCTTCAGCAATGCAAACGAAGCTGTGTGGAGAAGACAGATCTCCTAATACGACAGAGGAACCACAAGAGGGAGAGGCCGTTTccctgcagtgagtgtgggaaatgcTTCTCTCAGAAAGGGGACCTGAAGATCCACCTGAGAATCCACACGGGGGAGCGGCCGTACGCATGCAccgagtgcgggaaaagcttcacccAGAGGGGATACCTGAAGATCCACCTGAGACTCCACACAGGGGAGAAGCCCTTTCCATGCACTGAATGCGGAAAAAGGTTCCCGTCGAAGGGGGATCTCAAAATGCACCAGAGGAAGCACACGGGGGAGAGGCCCTTTCTGTGCAGTGAATGTGGGAAGAGCTTCACTCGCAAGGTGGACCTCAAAGTCCACCAGAGGAAACACACGGGAGAGAGGCCCTTTACTTGCACCGAGTGTGGGAAGAGTTTTACTTCCAAGGGCTATCTCAAGATACACCTGGGACAGCACAAGGGGAAGAGGCCATTCACATGTCtggagtgcgggaaaagcttcatttCCAAGGGCTCCCTCAAGGcgcaccagagaatccacacgggcgAGACGCCCTTCACATGCAATGAGTGTGCGAAGAGCTTCACCACGAAGGGCTATCTCAAGATACACCAGAGGCTGCACACGGGGGAGACCCCGTATCCCTGTGCTGAGTGTGGGAAGCGCTTCACAACCAAGGGCTATCTGAAGATACACCAGAAAATCCACACGGACGGGACCCCCTTCATCTGCAGTGATTGCGGGAAGAGCTTTGCTACCATGCGATATCTCAAGATGCACCAGAGAAGCCACACGGGGGAGACCACATTCACCTGCGCGGAGTGTGGGGAGAGCTTCGCCCAGAAGGGCTATCTCCGCATCCACCAGCGGATGCACACAGGGGAGGGCCTGTTCACCTGctctgactgtgggaaaagcttcactgcCAAGTACCTGCGGATCCACCAGCGAAtgcacacaggggagaggcccttcACTTGCACggaatgtgggaaaagcttcaccgCGGAGGGGTCTCTGAAAATCCACCTGAAGATCCACAGCAGGGTGCTGCTGAGTATATGCACcgactgcgggaaaagcttcTCCTCCATGCGCTATCTCAAGGTGCACCAGAAAACCCATTCCCAAGAGCCAGTGATACTCCCCAGCGAAAGTGGGGACGGTTTCCCGCAGAAGATGCTTGCCACTGTCCCTCAGAAAGCCCCCCGAGAAATGATCTCATTTACCTGCaaggactgtgggaaaagcttctgcCAGAAGTCTAATTTAATAACGCACCAGAAAGCCCACACGCAGGAGAGACAGGTTCTAACACACAGGCCCAGCGCTGGCCCTGCTGCCGCACCGCTGACATCAGTGAAGTTGCACCCAGTGAATTTGGCTCAGGAAGTTTTAAGAGCAGGGAAAGATCATCTCGACCCAAATCCCTATCCCCTGGTCATGGATTTAAAGCCCAGCTTCCAGTTTGCTCTGCAGACCTGTCCACTTTCCCCAGGAGTAAATCTAGGTGTCTCTTGA
- the LOC141983441 gene encoding uncharacterized protein LOC141983441 isoform X3, whose product MPSAGSAQAPVTFEDVAVYFSPEEWKELAEWQKELYWDVMKENYELVTSLVDDEIVNESMEEKNQEEDAENLLPVKTFSVKLKEKISQSSVKVKNCLSQSKLQTTQRNSVGNTQGLSTNSTAQQKAQVTERPGALQQCKRSCVEKTDLLIRQRNHKRERPFPCSECGKCFSQKGDLKIHLRIHTGERPYACTECGKSFTQRGYLKIHLRLHTGEKPFPCTECGKRFPSKGDLKMHQRKHTGERPFLCSECGKSFTRKVDLKVHQRKHTGERPFTCTECGKSFTSKGYLKIHLGQHKGKRPFTCLECGKSFISKGSLKAHQRIHTGETPFTCNECAKSFTTKGYLKIHQRLHTGETPYPCAECGKRFTTKGYLKIHQKIHTDGTPFICSDCGKSFATMRYLKMHQRSHTGETTFTCAECGESFAQKGYLRIHQRMHTGEGLFTCSDCGKSFTAKYLRIHQRMHTGERPFTCTECGKSFTAEGSLKIHLKIHSRVLLSICTDCGKSFSSMRYLKVHQKTHSQEPVILPSESGDGFPQKMLATVPQKAPREMISFTCKDCGKSFCQKSNLITHQKAHTQERQVLTHRPSAGPAAAPLTSVKLHPVNLAQEVLRAGKDHLDPNPYPLVMDLKPSFQFALQTCPLSPGVNLGVS is encoded by the exons ATGCCCAGCGCGGGCTCGGCGCAG GCTCCGGTGACATTTGAGGATGTTGCAGTCTATTTCTCGCCGGAGGAGTGGAAGGAGTTAGCGGAATGGCAGAAAGAACTGTACTGGGACGTGATGAAGGAGAATTACGAGCTCGTCACCTCGCTAG TAGATGATGAGATTGTGAATGAAAGTATGGAGGAGAAGAATCAGGAGGAAGATGCTGAAAACCTGCTTCCAGTCAAGACCTTTTCAGTGAAGCTTAAAGAGAAAATTTCCCAAAGTTCAGTGAAGGTGAAAAACTGCCTGAGTCAGAGCAAACTCCAGACAACGCAAAGAAACTCGGTAGGAAACACGCAAGGGCTATCCACAAACAGCACGGCTCAGCAGAAAGCCCAGGTGACGGAGAGACCAGGCGCCCTTCAGCAATGCAAACGAAGCTGTGTGGAGAAGACAGATCTCCTAATACGACAGAGGAACCACAAGAGGGAGAGGCCGTTTccctgcagtgagtgtgggaaatgcTTCTCTCAGAAAGGGGACCTGAAGATCCACCTGAGAATCCACACGGGGGAGCGGCCGTACGCATGCAccgagtgcgggaaaagcttcacccAGAGGGGATACCTGAAGATCCACCTGAGACTCCACACAGGGGAGAAGCCCTTTCCATGCACTGAATGCGGAAAAAGGTTCCCGTCGAAGGGGGATCTCAAAATGCACCAGAGGAAGCACACGGGGGAGAGGCCCTTTCTGTGCAGTGAATGTGGGAAGAGCTTCACTCGCAAGGTGGACCTCAAAGTCCACCAGAGGAAACACACGGGAGAGAGGCCCTTTACTTGCACCGAGTGTGGGAAGAGTTTTACTTCCAAGGGCTATCTCAAGATACACCTGGGACAGCACAAGGGGAAGAGGCCATTCACATGTCtggagtgcgggaaaagcttcatttCCAAGGGCTCCCTCAAGGcgcaccagagaatccacacgggcgAGACGCCCTTCACATGCAATGAGTGTGCGAAGAGCTTCACCACGAAGGGCTATCTCAAGATACACCAGAGGCTGCACACGGGGGAGACCCCGTATCCCTGTGCTGAGTGTGGGAAGCGCTTCACAACCAAGGGCTATCTGAAGATACACCAGAAAATCCACACGGACGGGACCCCCTTCATCTGCAGTGATTGCGGGAAGAGCTTTGCTACCATGCGATATCTCAAGATGCACCAGAGAAGCCACACGGGGGAGACCACATTCACCTGCGCGGAGTGTGGGGAGAGCTTCGCCCAGAAGGGCTATCTCCGCATCCACCAGCGGATGCACACAGGGGAGGGCCTGTTCACCTGctctgactgtgggaaaagcttcactgcCAAGTACCTGCGGATCCACCAGCGAAtgcacacaggggagaggcccttcACTTGCACggaatgtgggaaaagcttcaccgCGGAGGGGTCTCTGAAAATCCACCTGAAGATCCACAGCAGGGTGCTGCTGAGTATATGCACcgactgcgggaaaagcttcTCCTCCATGCGCTATCTCAAGGTGCACCAGAAAACCCATTCCCAAGAGCCAGTGATACTCCCCAGCGAAAGTGGGGACGGTTTCCCGCAGAAGATGCTTGCCACTGTCCCTCAGAAAGCCCCCCGAGAAATGATCTCATTTACCTGCaaggactgtgggaaaagcttctgcCAGAAGTCTAATTTAATAACGCACCAGAAAGCCCACACGCAGGAGAGACAGGTTCTAACACACAGGCCCAGCGCTGGCCCTGCTGCCGCACCGCTGACATCAGTGAAGTTGCACCCAGTGAATTTGGCTCAGGAAGTTTTAAGAGCAGGGAAAGATCATCTCGACCCAAATCCCTATCCCCTGGTCATGGATTTAAAGCCCAGCTTCCAGTTTGCTCTGCAGACCTGTCCACTTTCCCCAGGAGTAAATCTAGGTGTCTCTTGA
- the LOC141983441 gene encoding uncharacterized protein LOC141983441 isoform X4, with product MPSAGSAQAPVTFEDVAVYFSPEEWKELAEWQKELYWDVMKENYELVTSLDDEIVNESMEEKNQEEDAENLLPVKTFSVKLKEKISQSSVKVKNCLSQSKLQTTQRNSVGNTQGLSTNSTAQQKAQVTERPGALQQCKRSCVEKTDLLIRQRNHKRERPFPCSECGKCFSQKGDLKIHLRIHTGERPYACTECGKSFTQRGYLKIHLRLHTGEKPFPCTECGKRFPSKGDLKMHQRKHTGERPFLCSECGKSFTRKVDLKVHQRKHTGERPFTCTECGKSFTSKGYLKIHLGQHKGKRPFTCLECGKSFISKGSLKAHQRIHTGETPFTCNECAKSFTTKGYLKIHQRLHTGETPYPCAECGKRFTTKGYLKIHQKIHTDGTPFICSDCGKSFATMRYLKMHQRSHTGETTFTCAECGESFAQKGYLRIHQRMHTGEGLFTCSDCGKSFTAKYLRIHQRMHTGERPFTCTECGKSFTAEGSLKIHLKIHSRVLLSICTDCGKSFSSMRYLKVHQKTHSQEPVILPSESGDGFPQKMLATVPQKAPREMISFTCKDCGKSFCQKSNLITHQKAHTQERQVLTHRPSAGPAAAPLTSVKLHPVNLAQEVLRAGKDHLDPNPYPLVMDLKPSFQFALQTCPLSPGVNLGVS from the exons ATGCCCAGCGCGGGCTCGGCGCAG GCTCCGGTGACATTTGAGGATGTTGCAGTCTATTTCTCGCCGGAGGAGTGGAAGGAGTTAGCGGAATGGCAGAAAGAACTGTACTGGGACGTGATGAAGGAGAATTACGAGCTCGTCACCTCGCTAG ATGATGAGATTGTGAATGAAAGTATGGAGGAGAAGAATCAGGAGGAAGATGCTGAAAACCTGCTTCCAGTCAAGACCTTTTCAGTGAAGCTTAAAGAGAAAATTTCCCAAAGTTCAGTGAAGGTGAAAAACTGCCTGAGTCAGAGCAAACTCCAGACAACGCAAAGAAACTCGGTAGGAAACACGCAAGGGCTATCCACAAACAGCACGGCTCAGCAGAAAGCCCAGGTGACGGAGAGACCAGGCGCCCTTCAGCAATGCAAACGAAGCTGTGTGGAGAAGACAGATCTCCTAATACGACAGAGGAACCACAAGAGGGAGAGGCCGTTTccctgcagtgagtgtgggaaatgcTTCTCTCAGAAAGGGGACCTGAAGATCCACCTGAGAATCCACACGGGGGAGCGGCCGTACGCATGCAccgagtgcgggaaaagcttcacccAGAGGGGATACCTGAAGATCCACCTGAGACTCCACACAGGGGAGAAGCCCTTTCCATGCACTGAATGCGGAAAAAGGTTCCCGTCGAAGGGGGATCTCAAAATGCACCAGAGGAAGCACACGGGGGAGAGGCCCTTTCTGTGCAGTGAATGTGGGAAGAGCTTCACTCGCAAGGTGGACCTCAAAGTCCACCAGAGGAAACACACGGGAGAGAGGCCCTTTACTTGCACCGAGTGTGGGAAGAGTTTTACTTCCAAGGGCTATCTCAAGATACACCTGGGACAGCACAAGGGGAAGAGGCCATTCACATGTCtggagtgcgggaaaagcttcatttCCAAGGGCTCCCTCAAGGcgcaccagagaatccacacgggcgAGACGCCCTTCACATGCAATGAGTGTGCGAAGAGCTTCACCACGAAGGGCTATCTCAAGATACACCAGAGGCTGCACACGGGGGAGACCCCGTATCCCTGTGCTGAGTGTGGGAAGCGCTTCACAACCAAGGGCTATCTGAAGATACACCAGAAAATCCACACGGACGGGACCCCCTTCATCTGCAGTGATTGCGGGAAGAGCTTTGCTACCATGCGATATCTCAAGATGCACCAGAGAAGCCACACGGGGGAGACCACATTCACCTGCGCGGAGTGTGGGGAGAGCTTCGCCCAGAAGGGCTATCTCCGCATCCACCAGCGGATGCACACAGGGGAGGGCCTGTTCACCTGctctgactgtgggaaaagcttcactgcCAAGTACCTGCGGATCCACCAGCGAAtgcacacaggggagaggcccttcACTTGCACggaatgtgggaaaagcttcaccgCGGAGGGGTCTCTGAAAATCCACCTGAAGATCCACAGCAGGGTGCTGCTGAGTATATGCACcgactgcgggaaaagcttcTCCTCCATGCGCTATCTCAAGGTGCACCAGAAAACCCATTCCCAAGAGCCAGTGATACTCCCCAGCGAAAGTGGGGACGGTTTCCCGCAGAAGATGCTTGCCACTGTCCCTCAGAAAGCCCCCCGAGAAATGATCTCATTTACCTGCaaggactgtgggaaaagcttctgcCAGAAGTCTAATTTAATAACGCACCAGAAAGCCCACACGCAGGAGAGACAGGTTCTAACACACAGGCCCAGCGCTGGCCCTGCTGCCGCACCGCTGACATCAGTGAAGTTGCACCCAGTGAATTTGGCTCAGGAAGTTTTAAGAGCAGGGAAAGATCATCTCGACCCAAATCCCTATCCCCTGGTCATGGATTTAAAGCCCAGCTTCCAGTTTGCTCTGCAGACCTGTCCACTTTCCCCAGGAGTAAATCTAGGTGTCTCTTGA
- the LOC141983441 gene encoding uncharacterized protein LOC141983441 isoform X5: MKSKVDDEIVNESMEEKNQEEDAENLLPVKTFSVKLKEKISQSSVKVKNCLSQSKLQTTQRNSVGNTQGLSTNSTAQQKAQVTERPGALQQCKRSCVEKTDLLIRQRNHKRERPFPCSECGKCFSQKGDLKIHLRIHTGERPYACTECGKSFTQRGYLKIHLRLHTGEKPFPCTECGKRFPSKGDLKMHQRKHTGERPFLCSECGKSFTRKVDLKVHQRKHTGERPFTCTECGKSFTSKGYLKIHLGQHKGKRPFTCLECGKSFISKGSLKAHQRIHTGETPFTCNECAKSFTTKGYLKIHQRLHTGETPYPCAECGKRFTTKGYLKIHQKIHTDGTPFICSDCGKSFATMRYLKMHQRSHTGETTFTCAECGESFAQKGYLRIHQRMHTGEGLFTCSDCGKSFTAKYLRIHQRMHTGERPFTCTECGKSFTAEGSLKIHLKIHSRVLLSICTDCGKSFSSMRYLKVHQKTHSQEPVILPSESGDGFPQKMLATVPQKAPREMISFTCKDCGKSFCQKSNLITHQKAHTQERQVLTHRPSAGPAAAPLTSVKLHPVNLAQEVLRAGKDHLDPNPYPLVMDLKPSFQFALQTCPLSPGVNLGVS; the protein is encoded by the exons ATGAAATCGAAAG TAGATGATGAGATTGTGAATGAAAGTATGGAGGAGAAGAATCAGGAGGAAGATGCTGAAAACCTGCTTCCAGTCAAGACCTTTTCAGTGAAGCTTAAAGAGAAAATTTCCCAAAGTTCAGTGAAGGTGAAAAACTGCCTGAGTCAGAGCAAACTCCAGACAACGCAAAGAAACTCGGTAGGAAACACGCAAGGGCTATCCACAAACAGCACGGCTCAGCAGAAAGCCCAGGTGACGGAGAGACCAGGCGCCCTTCAGCAATGCAAACGAAGCTGTGTGGAGAAGACAGATCTCCTAATACGACAGAGGAACCACAAGAGGGAGAGGCCGTTTccctgcagtgagtgtgggaaatgcTTCTCTCAGAAAGGGGACCTGAAGATCCACCTGAGAATCCACACGGGGGAGCGGCCGTACGCATGCAccgagtgcgggaaaagcttcacccAGAGGGGATACCTGAAGATCCACCTGAGACTCCACACAGGGGAGAAGCCCTTTCCATGCACTGAATGCGGAAAAAGGTTCCCGTCGAAGGGGGATCTCAAAATGCACCAGAGGAAGCACACGGGGGAGAGGCCCTTTCTGTGCAGTGAATGTGGGAAGAGCTTCACTCGCAAGGTGGACCTCAAAGTCCACCAGAGGAAACACACGGGAGAGAGGCCCTTTACTTGCACCGAGTGTGGGAAGAGTTTTACTTCCAAGGGCTATCTCAAGATACACCTGGGACAGCACAAGGGGAAGAGGCCATTCACATGTCtggagtgcgggaaaagcttcatttCCAAGGGCTCCCTCAAGGcgcaccagagaatccacacgggcgAGACGCCCTTCACATGCAATGAGTGTGCGAAGAGCTTCACCACGAAGGGCTATCTCAAGATACACCAGAGGCTGCACACGGGGGAGACCCCGTATCCCTGTGCTGAGTGTGGGAAGCGCTTCACAACCAAGGGCTATCTGAAGATACACCAGAAAATCCACACGGACGGGACCCCCTTCATCTGCAGTGATTGCGGGAAGAGCTTTGCTACCATGCGATATCTCAAGATGCACCAGAGAAGCCACACGGGGGAGACCACATTCACCTGCGCGGAGTGTGGGGAGAGCTTCGCCCAGAAGGGCTATCTCCGCATCCACCAGCGGATGCACACAGGGGAGGGCCTGTTCACCTGctctgactgtgggaaaagcttcactgcCAAGTACCTGCGGATCCACCAGCGAAtgcacacaggggagaggcccttcACTTGCACggaatgtgggaaaagcttcaccgCGGAGGGGTCTCTGAAAATCCACCTGAAGATCCACAGCAGGGTGCTGCTGAGTATATGCACcgactgcgggaaaagcttcTCCTCCATGCGCTATCTCAAGGTGCACCAGAAAACCCATTCCCAAGAGCCAGTGATACTCCCCAGCGAAAGTGGGGACGGTTTCCCGCAGAAGATGCTTGCCACTGTCCCTCAGAAAGCCCCCCGAGAAATGATCTCATTTACCTGCaaggactgtgggaaaagcttctgcCAGAAGTCTAATTTAATAACGCACCAGAAAGCCCACACGCAGGAGAGACAGGTTCTAACACACAGGCCCAGCGCTGGCCCTGCTGCCGCACCGCTGACATCAGTGAAGTTGCACCCAGTGAATTTGGCTCAGGAAGTTTTAAGAGCAGGGAAAGATCATCTCGACCCAAATCCCTATCCCCTGGTCATGGATTTAAAGCCCAGCTTCCAGTTTGCTCTGCAGACCTGTCCACTTTCCCCAGGAGTAAATCTAGGTGTCTCTTGA
- the LOC141983441 gene encoding uncharacterized protein LOC141983441 isoform X1, whose amino-acid sequence MFSMAKGAQSMPQCSNLGLVFSIFINYLENGAPVTFEDVAVYFSPEEWKELAEWQKELYWDVMKENYELVTSLVDDEIVNESMEEKNQEEDAENLLPVKTFSVKLKEKISQSSVKVKNCLSQSKLQTTQRNSVGNTQGLSTNSTAQQKAQVTERPGALQQCKRSCVEKTDLLIRQRNHKRERPFPCSECGKCFSQKGDLKIHLRIHTGERPYACTECGKSFTQRGYLKIHLRLHTGEKPFPCTECGKRFPSKGDLKMHQRKHTGERPFLCSECGKSFTRKVDLKVHQRKHTGERPFTCTECGKSFTSKGYLKIHLGQHKGKRPFTCLECGKSFISKGSLKAHQRIHTGETPFTCNECAKSFTTKGYLKIHQRLHTGETPYPCAECGKRFTTKGYLKIHQKIHTDGTPFICSDCGKSFATMRYLKMHQRSHTGETTFTCAECGESFAQKGYLRIHQRMHTGEGLFTCSDCGKSFTAKYLRIHQRMHTGERPFTCTECGKSFTAEGSLKIHLKIHSRVLLSICTDCGKSFSSMRYLKVHQKTHSQEPVILPSESGDGFPQKMLATVPQKAPREMISFTCKDCGKSFCQKSNLITHQKAHTQERQVLTHRPSAGPAAAPLTSVKLHPVNLAQEVLRAGKDHLDPNPYPLVMDLKPSFQFALQTCPLSPGVNLGVS is encoded by the exons ATGTTCAGCATGGCCAAAGGGGCACAGAGCATGCCGCAGTGTTCTAACCTAGGGCTGGTTTTTAGTatattcattaattatctggaaaaTGGG GCTCCGGTGACATTTGAGGATGTTGCAGTCTATTTCTCGCCGGAGGAGTGGAAGGAGTTAGCGGAATGGCAGAAAGAACTGTACTGGGACGTGATGAAGGAGAATTACGAGCTCGTCACCTCGCTAG TAGATGATGAGATTGTGAATGAAAGTATGGAGGAGAAGAATCAGGAGGAAGATGCTGAAAACCTGCTTCCAGTCAAGACCTTTTCAGTGAAGCTTAAAGAGAAAATTTCCCAAAGTTCAGTGAAGGTGAAAAACTGCCTGAGTCAGAGCAAACTCCAGACAACGCAAAGAAACTCGGTAGGAAACACGCAAGGGCTATCCACAAACAGCACGGCTCAGCAGAAAGCCCAGGTGACGGAGAGACCAGGCGCCCTTCAGCAATGCAAACGAAGCTGTGTGGAGAAGACAGATCTCCTAATACGACAGAGGAACCACAAGAGGGAGAGGCCGTTTccctgcagtgagtgtgggaaatgcTTCTCTCAGAAAGGGGACCTGAAGATCCACCTGAGAATCCACACGGGGGAGCGGCCGTACGCATGCAccgagtgcgggaaaagcttcacccAGAGGGGATACCTGAAGATCCACCTGAGACTCCACACAGGGGAGAAGCCCTTTCCATGCACTGAATGCGGAAAAAGGTTCCCGTCGAAGGGGGATCTCAAAATGCACCAGAGGAAGCACACGGGGGAGAGGCCCTTTCTGTGCAGTGAATGTGGGAAGAGCTTCACTCGCAAGGTGGACCTCAAAGTCCACCAGAGGAAACACACGGGAGAGAGGCCCTTTACTTGCACCGAGTGTGGGAAGAGTTTTACTTCCAAGGGCTATCTCAAGATACACCTGGGACAGCACAAGGGGAAGAGGCCATTCACATGTCtggagtgcgggaaaagcttcatttCCAAGGGCTCCCTCAAGGcgcaccagagaatccacacgggcgAGACGCCCTTCACATGCAATGAGTGTGCGAAGAGCTTCACCACGAAGGGCTATCTCAAGATACACCAGAGGCTGCACACGGGGGAGACCCCGTATCCCTGTGCTGAGTGTGGGAAGCGCTTCACAACCAAGGGCTATCTGAAGATACACCAGAAAATCCACACGGACGGGACCCCCTTCATCTGCAGTGATTGCGGGAAGAGCTTTGCTACCATGCGATATCTCAAGATGCACCAGAGAAGCCACACGGGGGAGACCACATTCACCTGCGCGGAGTGTGGGGAGAGCTTCGCCCAGAAGGGCTATCTCCGCATCCACCAGCGGATGCACACAGGGGAGGGCCTGTTCACCTGctctgactgtgggaaaagcttcactgcCAAGTACCTGCGGATCCACCAGCGAAtgcacacaggggagaggcccttcACTTGCACggaatgtgggaaaagcttcaccgCGGAGGGGTCTCTGAAAATCCACCTGAAGATCCACAGCAGGGTGCTGCTGAGTATATGCACcgactgcgggaaaagcttcTCCTCCATGCGCTATCTCAAGGTGCACCAGAAAACCCATTCCCAAGAGCCAGTGATACTCCCCAGCGAAAGTGGGGACGGTTTCCCGCAGAAGATGCTTGCCACTGTCCCTCAGAAAGCCCCCCGAGAAATGATCTCATTTACCTGCaaggactgtgggaaaagcttctgcCAGAAGTCTAATTTAATAACGCACCAGAAAGCCCACACGCAGGAGAGACAGGTTCTAACACACAGGCCCAGCGCTGGCCCTGCTGCCGCACCGCTGACATCAGTGAAGTTGCACCCAGTGAATTTGGCTCAGGAAGTTTTAAGAGCAGGGAAAGATCATCTCGACCCAAATCCCTATCCCCTGGTCATGGATTTAAAGCCCAGCTTCCAGTTTGCTCTGCAGACCTGTCCACTTTCCCCAGGAGTAAATCTAGGTGTCTCTTGA